One candidate division Zixibacteria bacterium HGW-Zixibacteria-1 genomic region harbors:
- a CDS encoding 2-oxoglutarate synthase subunit alpha, giving the protein MMTNKNTKARLLQGNEACVQGALYAGVDFFAGYPITPSTELAEGMARELPKIGGKFIQMEDEIASIAAVVGASNAGCKSMTATSGPGFSLMQENIGYAYITETPCVIVNVQRGGPSTGLPTKIGQADTMQAKWGTHGDYTAIVLAPSTVKECFEETVRAVNLSERFRTPVVVLTDEVLGHMREMMIVPDKGELHVNKRQKPDVPSDWYKHFEMTPSFTSHMASFGEGYRYNVTGLTHDQEGFPTANPVEIKAKLDKLHLKIDRYTDEIYKMRADMMEDAHIAIISYGTVSRSARQAIKMARERRIKIGAIQLLTIWPFPDAKLNQMLSGVRKIIVAELNMGQLVHEIERIAPRHAEVFGLQRYDGEVMAPQQILDKIREVK; this is encoded by the coding sequence ATGATGACCAATAAAAATACGAAAGCCCGACTTTTGCAGGGAAATGAAGCCTGCGTCCAGGGTGCCTTGTACGCAGGAGTCGATTTTTTCGCCGGGTATCCGATAACGCCCTCGACCGAATTGGCTGAGGGTATGGCCCGCGAGCTGCCCAAAATCGGCGGCAAATTCATTCAGATGGAAGACGAGATTGCTTCCATCGCGGCGGTTGTCGGCGCCTCCAATGCCGGATGCAAATCGATGACGGCGACATCCGGTCCGGGATTCTCTCTGATGCAGGAAAATATCGGTTATGCCTATATCACCGAAACGCCCTGCGTAATTGTCAACGTTCAGCGCGGCGGGCCTTCGACCGGTCTTCCGACCAAGATCGGCCAGGCCGATACCATGCAGGCCAAATGGGGAACGCACGGCGACTATACCGCCATTGTCCTGGCACCCTCGACCGTAAAGGAATGTTTCGAGGAGACCGTTCGGGCGGTCAATCTTTCGGAACGGTTTCGAACCCCCGTTGTTGTTCTGACGGATGAGGTTCTGGGGCACATGCGGGAAATGATGATTGTACCAGACAAAGGCGAACTGCATGTGAACAAGCGCCAGAAACCGGACGTGCCGTCGGACTGGTACAAGCATTTCGAAATGACTCCCAGTTTCACCAGTCACATGGCATCCTTCGGTGAGGGATACCGCTATAACGTAACCGGGCTGACTCATGATCAGGAAGGCTTTCCCACGGCCAATCCGGTCGAGATCAAGGCGAAACTCGACAAGCTGCATCTCAAGATCGACCGCTACACGGATGAGATCTACAAGATGCGCGCCGACATGATGGAAGATGCGCATATCGCGATTATCTCTTATGGTACGGTCTCGCGCTCCGCGCGCCAGGCGATCAAAATGGCCCGCGAACGGAGAATCAAGATCGGCGCCATACAACTGCTGACGATATGGCCTTTTCCGGATGCCAAGCTGAACCAGATGCTCAGCGGTGTCCGCAAGATCATTGTTGCCGAACTTAATATGGGACAACTTGTCCACGAAATCGAAAGAATCGCGCCGCGGCATGCGGAAGTTTTCGGATTGCAGCGTTATGATGGTGAAGTAATGGCCCCGCAGCAGATACTCGACAAGATTAGAGAGGTGAAGTGA
- a CDS encoding 2-oxoacid:ferredoxin oxidoreductase subunit beta — MEKISHESDITHHYLRPKKKFPNVWCAGCGNGIVMGALIRAIDRMKLDKDNVVVVSGIGCSSRMPVYLDFNTLHTTHGRALAFATGVKVAKPHLKVIVITGDGDALAIGGNHFIHACRRNIDITTILINNKIYGMTGGQFAPTTPGGSFATTAPYGNYEKQFDAVKLAVGSGASYVSRGTVYHVQQLEKLIEGGLRKKGFALVDVYSNCHTYYGRFNKEGDAVRMLDWFKKHAMPIEAARKLPPEKMQDKFVTGLIHETDTTEFCEEYDMLLKRLGSTKEVEE; from the coding sequence ATGGAAAAAATATCCCATGAATCCGATATTACTCATCATTATTTGAGACCGAAAAAGAAATTCCCGAATGTCTGGTGCGCCGGATGCGGCAACGGCATCGTCATGGGTGCATTAATTCGCGCCATCGACCGGATGAAGCTCGACAAGGACAATGTCGTGGTCGTTTCCGGGATCGGCTGTTCCAGCCGTATGCCGGTTTACCTCGATTTCAACACGCTTCATACCACGCATGGTCGCGCCCTGGCTTTCGCCACCGGCGTCAAGGTGGCCAAGCCGCATCTCAAGGTGATTGTCATCACCGGCGATGGCGATGCGCTGGCTATCGGAGGCAATCATTTCATACATGCCTGCCGCAGGAATATCGACATCACGACGATTCTGATTAATAATAAAATATACGGCATGACCGGCGGGCAGTTCGCCCCGACCACGCCCGGCGGTTCCTTTGCCACCACGGCGCCGTACGGCAACTACGAAAAGCAGTTCGATGCGGTGAAGCTGGCGGTCGGCTCGGGTGCCTCCTATGTTTCGCGCGGAACGGTTTATCATGTTCAGCAGCTCGAAAAACTGATCGAGGGCGGCCTCAGGAAAAAAGGGTTTGCGCTGGTCGATGTTTACTCGAATTGCCATACGTATTACGGTCGTTTCAACAAGGAAGGCGATGCCGTCAGAATGCTGGATTGGTTCAAGAAGCATGCCATGCCGATCGAAGCGGCCAGGAAACTCCCGCCGGAGAAAATGCAGGATAAATTCGTGACCGGCCTGATACATGAAACCGATACCACCGAATTCTGTGAGGAATACGATATGTTGCTCAAACGCCTCGGCAGCACGAAGGAGGTTGAAGAATGA
- a CDS encoding 2-oxoglutarate ferredoxin oxidoreductase subunit gamma (catalyzes the ferredoxin-dependent oxidative decarboxylation 2-oxoglutarate forming succinyl-CoA) translates to MSTPHIKKNDKKNPEDRYEIRLSGSGGQGLILAGVILATAIGVGDGKNAVQTQSYGPEARGGASRADVVISEGEIYYPKTMKLDLLLALTQEACDKYYPDMKEGGMLIVDSNLVTQAPTKRYFGFPFVRLAKEEIGQVMVANVIALGAIAELTGIVSKTAIKEAVLARAPRGTEEKNKKALELGFSIAKKVKDSTL, encoded by the coding sequence ATGAGTACGCCGCATATCAAGAAAAACGACAAGAAGAACCCGGAGGATCGCTATGAAATCCGGTTGTCCGGGTCCGGCGGTCAGGGTCTGATTCTGGCCGGCGTTATTCTGGCGACCGCCATCGGGGTGGGTGACGGCAAAAACGCGGTGCAGACGCAATCATACGGGCCGGAGGCCCGCGGGGGCGCCAGCCGCGCCGATGTCGTTATCTCCGAAGGTGAAATATACTACCCCAAGACGATGAAGCTTGATCTGCTCCTGGCGCTGACGCAGGAAGCCTGCGACAAGTACTATCCCGATATGAAGGAAGGCGGCATGCTTATCGTCGATTCGAACCTGGTAACGCAGGCTCCGACCAAGCGTTATTTCGGTTTTCCTTTTGTCCGGCTGGCGAAGGAAGAGATCGGGCAGGTTATGGTGGCCAATGTTATCGCGCTGGGCGCCATTGCCGAACTGACCGGGATCGTGTCGAAGACGGCGATCAAGGAAGCGGTTCTGGCCCGCGCCCCGCGGGGAACCGAGGAAAAGAACAAGAAAGCTCTGGAACTCGGTTTCAGCATCGCCAAAAAGGTCAAGGACTCCACGTTGTAA
- a CDS encoding nucleoside-diphosphate kinase: MERTLLIIKPDAVERNLVGHIIGRLEKAGFKILAMRMEHLSVDKAREFYAVHKERPFYNDLVKYMTSGPVVPMLLEKGNAIADLRTMIGATDPAKAACGTLRQEIAIDVQCNSVHASDAPETAAVETAFFFG; encoded by the coding sequence TTGGAACGGACATTATTGATTATCAAGCCTGATGCCGTTGAGAGAAACCTGGTTGGTCATATAATCGGGCGTCTGGAAAAGGCCGGATTTAAGATTCTCGCCATGCGGATGGAGCATCTCTCCGTCGACAAAGCGCGCGAATTTTACGCCGTGCACAAAGAACGCCCCTTTTATAATGATCTGGTCAAATATATGACTTCGGGGCCGGTGGTCCCGATGCTTCTCGAGAAGGGAAATGCCATTGCCGATCTGCGGACTATGATAGGCGCCACCGATCCGGCCAAGGCCGCCTGCGGGACGCTGCGGCAGGAAATTGCCATCGATGTCCAGTGCAATTCGGTTCATGCCTCCGATGCGCCCGAAACGGCGGCGGTGGAGACGGCGTTTTTCTTTGGATAG